The proteins below are encoded in one region of Methanosarcina barkeri 3:
- the glp gene encoding gephyrin-like molybdotransferase Glp, producing the protein MGRIFKKRTSVDEALRLFLERISTIKKTEEISLETCTGRVLAETVLSERNVPHYRRAAMDGYAVRVSDTMGASPSNPVMLQLSDRVEEGTSTWVHTGAAVPEGADAVVMVEDTITAGNLVEIRAQVYPGRNVGQIGEDIKKGDMIFEEGHFLRPCDVAVLASLGLDRVKVFNKPVVAVIPTGDELISRQEKRDVPPPGMVLETNGLMSSLYVQKWGGVPRYLNIVPDNPDSIKRAIEANLDADMIILSGGTSVGKRDHASEVVAALGELLVHGIGVSPGKPSALGIISNIPVVCLPGYPVAGLVSLYFFVRPGIRKLAAIPEIPEPILKKRLATKISSKIGYVNFVRVVFEGDKVRPLTGNGDRVLTSVAKADGYVLVPENVEGYEEGEEVDVFLIE; encoded by the coding sequence ATGGGCAGGATATTCAAAAAACGAACCTCGGTTGACGAAGCTTTGAGACTTTTTCTTGAGCGTATTTCTACTATAAAGAAAACAGAAGAAATTTCACTCGAAACCTGTACAGGTAGGGTACTGGCAGAAACCGTGCTTTCGGAAAGGAATGTGCCACATTACCGGCGTGCAGCTATGGATGGATACGCTGTAAGGGTTTCCGACACTATGGGAGCTTCTCCTTCAAATCCGGTAATGCTGCAGCTTTCTGACCGAGTAGAGGAAGGAACTTCAACCTGGGTCCATACCGGAGCTGCAGTGCCTGAAGGAGCTGATGCTGTCGTAATGGTTGAAGATACCATAACCGCAGGAAACCTTGTAGAGATTAGGGCTCAGGTATATCCTGGCAGGAATGTGGGACAGATCGGAGAGGACATAAAAAAAGGAGATATGATTTTTGAGGAAGGGCATTTTCTTCGCCCATGTGACGTTGCTGTTCTTGCCTCGCTTGGACTTGACAGGGTCAAGGTTTTCAACAAGCCTGTAGTTGCAGTTATTCCGACAGGGGACGAGCTTATAAGCCGTCAGGAGAAAAGAGATGTACCTCCTCCTGGCATGGTGCTTGAGACTAATGGGCTGATGTCGTCTCTTTATGTGCAAAAATGGGGAGGAGTTCCTAGGTATCTCAACATCGTTCCTGATAACCCGGATAGTATAAAAAGGGCCATAGAAGCAAACCTGGATGCCGATATGATTATTCTTTCAGGTGGAACATCAGTAGGAAAAAGAGATCATGCTTCTGAAGTTGTAGCAGCTCTAGGAGAACTGCTCGTACATGGTATAGGAGTCAGCCCAGGTAAACCTTCAGCTCTTGGGATTATAAGCAACATCCCTGTAGTTTGCCTGCCAGGTTATCCGGTTGCCGGGCTCGTTTCCCTTTATTTCTTTGTCCGTCCCGGAATTCGGAAACTGGCGGCAATTCCAGAGATTCCTGAACCTATTCTCAAAAAACGCCTGGCTACAAAAATCAGTTCGAAAATAGGATATGTTAATTTCGTCCGCGTTGTCTTTGAAGGAGATAAGGTGCGCCCTCTGACCGGAAACGGAGACAGAGTTCTGACTTCAGTTGCAAAAGCTGACGGGTATGTACTTGTGCCGGAAAACGTTGAAGGGTATGAAGAAGGAGAAGAGGTAGATGTTTTCTTAATCGAATAA
- a CDS encoding cation:proton antiporter has translation MSALLQLLFLIFSVKLLGEAAERIGIPLVAGEILAGVSLGVLFLNIDTDIITFFAKLGSIFLLFTAGYKEVNLKNLKFDSVTALVPTLSQIVFAFIFGFVFGRAFNFSFLESLFLGVAFNPTSITVVLGTLIDLNYLSSRPGTAILSSAFLDDIIALFFFSIVINFVRFNRVPPVMVILLIAGKILIFLFIMYILGTYLFPRLFIYAEKMHAKEAVFSLVVVTALFSAYLAEIFELHSSIGAFTGGIMVSEIPLAKLPDIQSKVDGLAHGVLIPLFFAFIGFLIDPYTLKNTGSFTLLIILAALSGKLAGGFIGSKVIGFDFYESLIFGTGVMPRAGVELVILTIGRELQIINQETFSAMVLMVVVSILISPICVRWAIQARQRKNG, from the coding sequence GTGAGTGCTCTACTTCAGTTACTGTTCTTGATTTTCAGCGTCAAACTTCTCGGAGAAGCAGCAGAACGAATAGGTATACCTTTAGTTGCAGGAGAAATTCTGGCTGGAGTTTCACTTGGCGTACTTTTTCTTAATATCGATACCGACATAATAACTTTTTTTGCCAAACTCGGATCGATTTTTCTACTTTTCACTGCCGGATATAAAGAAGTAAACCTTAAGAACCTCAAATTTGATTCAGTAACAGCGCTTGTTCCAACACTTTCCCAGATAGTCTTTGCTTTTATCTTCGGATTCGTTTTTGGAAGGGCCTTTAATTTCAGTTTTCTTGAAAGCCTCTTTCTGGGAGTAGCTTTCAACCCAACAAGTATAACAGTAGTGCTCGGAACTCTTATAGATTTAAACTACCTCTCCAGCAGACCTGGGACAGCAATACTTTCGTCTGCGTTCTTGGATGATATTATAGCACTTTTTTTCTTTTCAATTGTTATTAACTTTGTCCGTTTTAACCGTGTTCCTCCAGTTATGGTGATTCTTCTGATCGCAGGAAAAATCCTGATTTTTCTGTTCATAATGTATATCCTTGGAACTTACCTCTTTCCCAGGCTTTTTATATATGCTGAGAAAATGCATGCAAAAGAAGCTGTGTTTTCCCTGGTTGTTGTGACTGCTCTTTTTTCTGCTTATCTTGCAGAAATATTCGAACTTCATTCATCAATAGGGGCGTTTACAGGGGGTATAATGGTGTCGGAAATTCCCCTTGCTAAACTCCCGGATATACAGAGCAAAGTTGATGGACTGGCTCATGGAGTTTTGATTCCTCTTTTTTTCGCTTTTATAGGATTTTTAATTGATCCATACACCCTAAAAAACACTGGCAGCTTTACCCTTCTAATTATCCTTGCAGCACTTTCGGGGAAATTAGCAGGAGGCTTTATCGGATCAAAAGTTATAGGTTTCGACTTTTACGAAAGTTTAATTTTCGGCACAGGGGTTATGCCGAGGGCAGGAGTTGAGCTTGTGATACTCACTATAGGAAGAGAATTACAAATAATCAATCAGGAAACATTTTCGGCAATGGTCCTGATGGTAGTTGTATCTATTCTAATCTCACCGATCTGTGTGAGATGGGCTATTCAAGCCAGGCAACGAAAGAACGGGTAA
- a CDS encoding IS110 family transposase — protein MEGEINKSCGLDIHKHFFIATILSRSGEKQQQRFARDDDGILNLKNWVTSEKCDVVACESTSDFWVPIYGALTDHLPVIVGNARDMKAFTHKKTDKIDSEVIAQLALNKMIQPSRVFPKRHREFRSYVRLRLTLVRKRTDIKNESHAILSSEMLHLGDVLTDIFGKNGRAILAGISSGKNVDQIIESLSPNVRKKAVQIRDILDREISQSAAIRLQICLNLIKHLDDEIETLEREIFNYAYQKHKREMEILMSVPGIGELGAATLIAEIGNFSDFPTGDKLASWLGIVPNVYQSADKYHNGRITKRGSKVARWILTQIAQAAARKKNSRLKEFFNRKKKSIGYAKAIIALARKIATIIWHLITKDEMYQDETGYEKGEVQKRKIVETEIFSVDERITIISGIIAIMGKKEQEST, from the coding sequence TTGGAAGGGGAAATAAACAAATCTTGTGGTTTAGATATTCACAAACATTTTTTTATTGCTACAATTCTGAGTAGATCCGGTGAAAAACAGCAACAACGTTTTGCCAGAGATGATGATGGGATTTTAAACCTTAAAAATTGGGTAACATCAGAAAAATGTGACGTTGTAGCCTGTGAATCAACAAGTGATTTTTGGGTTCCGATTTATGGGGCATTGACAGATCATTTGCCTGTTATAGTTGGAAATGCTCGGGATATGAAGGCATTTACACATAAAAAAACTGATAAAATAGACTCAGAAGTAATTGCACAACTTGCATTGAATAAAATGATTCAACCATCGAGAGTTTTTCCAAAAAGGCATAGAGAATTCAGGTCATATGTTAGGCTCAGGTTAACTCTGGTAAGAAAAAGAACAGATATTAAAAATGAATCTCATGCTATTCTTTCTTCCGAAATGTTACATCTGGGTGATGTGCTTACTGACATTTTTGGGAAAAATGGTAGAGCAATTCTAGCAGGAATATCTTCAGGTAAAAACGTTGACCAGATTATAGAATCTCTTTCTCCAAATGTTCGGAAAAAAGCTGTTCAGATAAGAGATATTCTTGACAGAGAAATATCCCAGAGTGCTGCAATCAGGCTTCAGATATGCCTTAACCTTATAAAACATTTAGATGATGAGATTGAGACTCTAGAAAGGGAAATTTTCAATTATGCTTATCAAAAGCATAAAAGGGAAATGGAGATTTTAATGTCAGTTCCAGGTATTGGAGAACTTGGTGCAGCGACTCTAATTGCTGAAATAGGAAATTTTAGTGATTTTCCAACGGGAGATAAGCTTGCTTCGTGGCTTGGAATAGTTCCTAATGTATATCAATCTGCAGATAAATACCATAACGGAAGAATCACTAAGAGAGGATCAAAAGTAGCAAGGTGGATTCTAACTCAGATTGCTCAAGCAGCAGCAAGAAAGAAGAATAGCAGGTTAAAAGAATTTTTTAACAGGAAAAAGAAGTCAATTGGATATGCAAAGGCAATTATTGCCCTGGCAAGGAAAATTGCAACAATAATATGGCATCTTATCACAAAGGATGAGATGTACCAAGATGAAACAGGGTATGAAAAAGGAGAAGTTCAAAAGAGGAAGATTGTGGAAACCGAGATATTCTCGGTTGATGAAAGGATAACAATAATTAGTGGTATTATCGCAATTATGGGAAAAAAGGAACAAGAGAGTACGTGA
- a CDS encoding calcium-translocating P-type ATPase, SERCA-type — MYYDQEVNSVFEELGVSEAGLSSEEAEKRLEKYGKNELKEKEKVSVLQLFISQFKSILIFILITASVISALLGEVVDAIVIIFTVFLAGILSFVQEYRAEKAIELLKSLTSPEATVIRDGVEKNISSNNLVPGDLILIETGDRIPADARIVKEFNLKIDESSLTGESVPVQKNIEALPSETPEADRTNMVYTGTAVAYGRGSAIVTATGMNTAFGELAGLLGTIERSRTPLQESLDKFGRWIGIATLIIVAFVAMLGVFYGFPLLDMFLWGVALAVAAIPEALPAVVTVGLGLGVRRMVKRHALVRKLPSVETLGATNVICSDKTGTLTQNKMTVEKICVNKQVLNVTGAGYSPEGEFFKGSDKVSTDDSHLQILLLGAVLCNDAGLFKENEKWEIKGDPTEAALVVAAAKAGLHKVDIDQKYPRLGEIPFSSERKRMTTISKLEADSGSFPLKGLVAFSKGAPEVILGSCTKIFLDGEIKSLSPEMKQLITGEVREMADQALRVMALSFHPLDEELFIENNSSGDFPSEKIEEDMVFSGLTGMRDPPREEVKVAIQKCENAGIKTIMITGDHKVTASAIAKELGILKKNDLTLTGSELDSLSDAEFEGEVERVSVYARVYPTHKLRVIDALKKKGYVVAMTGDGVNDAPALKAADMGIAMGITGTDVSKEASSMILTDDNFASIVAAVEEGRNIFKNIRNFITYGLSAHIGEVLIVLISILGWQILPLIAVQILWINLITDGLPPMALSVEPPDSGIMRQKPRNVEEGLITRREIAAGLGIGGLIAFQALLVLTWALDRNFSIEKLQTLIFTLVVFSEMFNAFNWRSDRYSIFSLGIFTNRSLVYAVLTTIILQLVVIYVPFFQTAFRTVPLSLSDWGVILPLASTTLISMELIKYFSGKSSQGKTKEKTNFD, encoded by the coding sequence GTGTATTACGATCAGGAAGTCAACTCCGTTTTTGAAGAGCTTGGAGTATCGGAAGCAGGTTTGAGTTCTGAAGAAGCTGAAAAAAGACTTGAAAAATATGGCAAAAACGAACTTAAAGAAAAGGAAAAAGTATCGGTTCTGCAACTCTTTATCTCACAGTTTAAAAGTATCTTGATTTTTATTTTGATTACGGCCTCTGTTATTTCGGCTCTTCTCGGGGAGGTAGTTGATGCAATAGTCATTATTTTCACGGTTTTTCTTGCAGGGATTCTCAGCTTCGTGCAGGAATATCGAGCCGAAAAAGCAATTGAGCTTCTAAAGTCCCTTACTTCACCTGAAGCTACTGTTATAAGGGATGGGGTTGAAAAAAATATTTCCTCAAACAATCTCGTTCCTGGGGATCTTATCCTTATTGAAACCGGAGACCGCATTCCTGCGGATGCCAGGATCGTTAAAGAGTTCAATCTCAAAATTGATGAGTCCTCCCTTACAGGAGAGTCCGTGCCTGTCCAGAAAAACATTGAAGCCCTGCCCTCCGAAACTCCTGAAGCTGACAGGACAAATATGGTCTATACAGGAACTGCAGTTGCTTACGGAAGAGGCAGTGCAATCGTTACCGCAACCGGAATGAATACGGCTTTTGGAGAGCTGGCCGGGCTTCTGGGGACAATAGAGAGATCCAGAACTCCTTTACAGGAAAGCCTTGATAAGTTCGGCAGATGGATTGGTATTGCGACTCTTATAATTGTGGCTTTTGTTGCAATGCTTGGGGTTTTTTATGGTTTTCCTCTCCTTGATATGTTTTTATGGGGAGTTGCTCTCGCGGTTGCTGCTATTCCTGAAGCTCTTCCTGCAGTTGTTACGGTAGGGCTTGGACTCGGAGTAAGACGTATGGTCAAAAGGCATGCCCTTGTAAGAAAACTGCCATCTGTAGAAACTCTTGGAGCAACAAACGTTATCTGTTCGGATAAGACAGGCACGCTTACACAGAACAAAATGACGGTTGAAAAAATTTGTGTTAATAAGCAGGTTTTGAATGTTACGGGAGCAGGATATTCTCCCGAAGGAGAGTTCTTTAAGGGAAGTGATAAAGTTTCTACGGATGACTCCCATCTTCAGATTCTCTTACTGGGAGCTGTTCTCTGTAACGACGCTGGCCTTTTTAAGGAAAATGAAAAATGGGAGATCAAAGGAGATCCTACGGAGGCAGCTCTTGTGGTTGCTGCTGCAAAGGCAGGGCTTCATAAAGTTGATATTGATCAAAAATATCCTCGCCTTGGGGAAATACCCTTTTCCTCTGAAAGAAAACGAATGACCACTATCAGTAAACTGGAAGCTGATTCTGGCAGCTTTCCTCTTAAAGGGCTGGTTGCTTTTTCAAAGGGAGCTCCTGAGGTAATTCTTGGCTCATGTACGAAGATTTTTCTTGATGGTGAAATAAAATCTTTATCTCCAGAGATGAAGCAGTTGATTACTGGGGAAGTCAGGGAAATGGCTGATCAGGCCCTCAGGGTTATGGCTCTTTCATTCCATCCTCTGGATGAGGAACTCTTTATTGAAAATAATTCTTCAGGAGATTTTCCTTCTGAGAAAATTGAAGAAGACATGGTTTTTTCAGGCTTAACTGGCATGAGAGATCCACCAAGAGAGGAAGTAAAGGTTGCAATCCAAAAATGTGAAAACGCAGGCATTAAAACCATAATGATAACAGGTGACCATAAGGTTACGGCATCTGCAATTGCAAAGGAACTGGGGATTTTGAAGAAAAACGATCTTACTCTTACAGGCTCGGAACTTGATAGCCTCAGTGATGCCGAGTTTGAAGGCGAGGTTGAAAGAGTCTCGGTTTATGCCAGGGTTTATCCTACCCATAAGTTGAGGGTAATAGACGCCCTTAAGAAAAAAGGCTATGTAGTAGCGATGACCGGGGACGGAGTAAACGATGCTCCTGCCCTTAAAGCTGCAGATATGGGAATAGCTATGGGGATTACGGGCACGGATGTCAGTAAAGAAGCTTCAAGCATGATCCTTACGGACGATAATTTTGCATCAATTGTTGCAGCGGTTGAGGAAGGCCGAAATATATTCAAAAATATTAGAAACTTCATTACTTACGGGCTCTCAGCCCATATAGGTGAGGTGCTCATAGTCCTTATTTCTATTCTGGGATGGCAGATTCTGCCTCTGATTGCGGTTCAGATCCTCTGGATTAATTTGATTACGGACGGGCTTCCTCCTATGGCTCTATCAGTTGAGCCTCCTGACAGCGGCATTATGAGACAGAAGCCAAGAAATGTTGAGGAGGGTCTTATCACTCGCCGGGAAATCGCAGCCGGGCTGGGAATTGGAGGGTTGATTGCTTTTCAGGCTCTTCTAGTCTTAACCTGGGCCCTTGACAGAAACTTCTCTATTGAGAAACTCCAGACTCTTATTTTTACCCTTGTTGTTTTTTCAGAAATGTTTAATGCGTTCAACTGGAGGTCCGACCGTTATTCAATCTTTTCCTTGGGAATTTTTACAAACAGGTCTCTGGTTTATGCAGTCCTGACAACAATAATCCTGCAACTGGTAGTAATTTATGTTCCTTTTTTCCAGACTGCCTTTAGGACTGTTCCGCTTTCTCTCTCTGACTGGGGAGTGATACTGCCTCTTGCTTCTACCACGCTTATCTCAATGGAACTGATAAAATATTTCTCAGGAAAAAGTTCTCAGGGGAAAACTAAAGAAAAGACAAACTTTGATTGA
- a CDS encoding YkgJ family cysteine cluster protein — protein sequence MISVKKNNIETRLADAREELADVKKFPDSEFVGIIKELGFRCELCARCCTKEFNDHVFLLDADLAVIRQINPDSVTPAPYYEFCDQKGRFYVSGYALKTKPDGSCIFLENKRCTIYDRRPSICRVYPYMLHREADDSGNVDWRQMSGLNEHGSYYSELDDSECEAIAQDTRAYEEAYLRQIIGFFEAVKAHFQKNDLKHVQSVYDRRIREFLKGKCELEVFVYFKGGFEKYNL from the coding sequence GTGATTAGCGTAAAAAAGAATAACATTGAAACAAGGCTTGCAGACGCACGGGAAGAACTCGCAGACGTAAAGAAATTTCCTGACTCTGAATTTGTGGGTATTATTAAAGAGCTGGGGTTCAGGTGTGAACTCTGCGCACGCTGCTGCACAAAAGAGTTTAACGACCACGTTTTCCTGCTCGATGCGGACCTTGCTGTTATAAGGCAGATAAATCCGGATTCAGTTACTCCTGCTCCTTATTACGAGTTTTGCGACCAGAAGGGTAGGTTTTATGTCTCAGGCTATGCCCTGAAAACAAAGCCTGATGGCTCCTGTATTTTCCTTGAGAATAAGCGTTGTACAATTTATGACAGGCGTCCTTCAATCTGCAGAGTTTATCCTTATATGCTTCACAGAGAAGCTGATGACTCCGGTAATGTGGATTGGCGCCAGATGAGCGGCTTAAACGAGCATGGGAGCTATTATTCCGAACTTGATGACTCCGAGTGTGAAGCAATTGCACAGGATACCAGAGCTTATGAAGAGGCTTACCTGAGACAGATTATCGGATTTTTTGAAGCTGTGAAGGCTCACTTCCAAAAAAACGACCTTAAACACGTTCAAAGCGTATACGACCGCAGAATAAGGGAATTCCTTAAAGGCAAGTGCGAACTTGAAGTTTTTGTTTACTTTAAAGGCGGATTTGAAAAATATAATCTTTAA
- a CDS encoding HPP family protein yields MDRTFSLKNSFSGKSTSQGNKKGETEEFPKQRGKQPDKRPGFPDSSPLSKSIDDRLGTCLWMTIDELMTREIVKVYENTSIEEILSLYGKYPYHILPVVNDKNELVGIIDLDIILEILLLCLMPREKHTLTTAIRSLGATAKEIMITHPITISLNATLKNASDLMIKYRLDRICVIEDGKLVGVISKRNLIEEICKRRKEKLKGETD; encoded by the coding sequence ATGGACAGAACATTCAGTCTGAAAAATAGCTTTTCAGGAAAAAGTACCTCTCAAGGAAACAAAAAAGGAGAGACTGAAGAGTTTCCGAAGCAGAGAGGAAAACAACCTGACAAACGTCCAGGCTTTCCAGACTCCAGTCCTCTTTCCAAATCGATAGACGACAGACTTGGGACCTGTCTCTGGATGACAATTGACGAACTTATGACCAGAGAGATCGTAAAGGTCTATGAAAATACATCAATTGAAGAAATTCTTTCACTTTATGGCAAATATCCTTACCACATCCTGCCTGTAGTGAATGATAAAAATGAGCTTGTGGGTATTATTGATCTTGATATTATTCTTGAAATTCTTCTTTTATGTTTAATGCCCAGAGAAAAACACACCCTAACTACTGCAATCCGATCGCTCGGAGCAACAGCAAAAGAGATTATGATTACTCATCCTATAACGATCTCTCTAAATGCCACACTTAAGAATGCTTCTGACCTAATGATAAAGTACAGGCTTGACCGTATCTGTGTTATTGAAGATGGGAAACTGGTAGGAGTAATATCAAAAAGAAATCTTATAGAAGAGATCTGCAAAAGAAGAAAGGAAAAGCTGAAAGGGGAAACAGACTAA
- a CDS encoding DUF5350 domain-containing protein, translated as MGKTGSIDWVKVKGRKGRVIKVQKSQAQKAHPGPAQRFSSSGHKRRFIRRSAKAIVK; from the coding sequence ATGGGCAAAACCGGCAGCATTGATTGGGTAAAAGTAAAAGGCAGAAAAGGCAGAGTAATTAAGGTCCAGAAGTCACAGGCTCAAAAAGCACACCCAGGACCTGCGCAGCGCTTCAGTTCTTCAGGACATAAGAGGCGCTTCATCAGAAGATCTGCAAAGGCTATTGTAAAGTGA
- a CDS encoding ubiquitin-like small modifier protein 1, producing the protein MAEVKVKLFANLREKAGISELQLSGEKVIDVLLSLSEKYPELKHLIFEEPEGENKAPVICGSINVLINGNNIRHLEGLDTLLSDTDELAVLPPVSGG; encoded by the coding sequence ATGGCTGAGGTTAAAGTCAAGTTATTTGCAAATTTGCGTGAAAAGGCCGGTATATCGGAACTGCAGCTGTCCGGAGAAAAGGTTATTGATGTCCTTTTATCCCTTTCTGAAAAATATCCCGAGTTAAAGCACCTTATTTTTGAGGAGCCCGAAGGAGAAAACAAAGCTCCGGTTATATGCGGTTCAATCAATGTCCTTATAAATGGAAATAATATTCGGCATCTTGAAGGGCTCGATACTCTTCTTTCTGACACTGATGAGCTTGCAGTCCTGCCTCCGGTTTCAGGGGGCTAA
- a CDS encoding flippase activity-associated protein Agl23 yields the protein MQQDQDYNTENSPELSEKKYKLLGFLIILFALLIRLFDLGERVLHHDESVHASFTLKLLESGQYKYDPAYHGPFLFHSTAVVFHFLGINDATSRLIPVFFGVAAVLLLFLLKKELGERGVLWSAFLLSFSPSMVYFSRFFRNDLIIVFCTLATVIGGIRYLENLHSSKRYAYLILAASSLAVAVSSKENAYLVILMFGAYALIYSLYGFYFDWKKENLSFKRTFILKISAVSPFIPEILISGILFVFIVMLFYTSLFRTPETLYSIVERAFSHWMEMHRIERIGGPFYYYIPILLVYESPILIFGTAGIVHFLRKKGKNASFFLFVSYWAVSSLLLYSYLQEKVPWLVVHIVLPFGILAGAYLGDFFSGITGRRQKNLPEKENMSFGIDKTPVSWIKYSRSYTLVAGILALTLIISLAQCFSVNFYRSMEPDELMTYSQTSPDIRELMEKIEGFNLGPETLRISVVDPESLYWPLPWYLRDYEKAAYYTEPPAKKKYDAIIVPSTYSMYDLISEEKYSSYNFSLRPGKKFTLYYKKELEKNI from the coding sequence ATGCAGCAAGATCAGGATTACAACACTGAGAACTCGCCAGAACTTTCTGAGAAAAAATACAAATTGCTCGGGTTTCTGATCATTCTTTTTGCCCTGTTAATAAGATTGTTCGATCTGGGAGAGCGAGTACTTCATCACGATGAAAGCGTACATGCCAGTTTTACCCTTAAACTTCTCGAAAGCGGGCAATATAAATATGACCCTGCCTATCACGGCCCCTTTCTATTCCATTCTACTGCTGTTGTCTTTCACTTCCTGGGAATAAACGATGCGACATCACGCCTGATCCCTGTTTTCTTCGGAGTAGCAGCAGTTCTTCTGCTCTTTTTACTTAAGAAGGAGCTTGGAGAAAGGGGTGTACTCTGGTCGGCTTTCTTGCTCTCTTTTTCTCCAAGTATGGTGTACTTTTCAAGGTTCTTCAGGAATGATCTGATCATTGTTTTCTGCACCCTGGCAACGGTTATAGGTGGAATTCGCTATCTTGAGAACCTTCACAGCTCAAAGAGATACGCTTATCTTATCCTTGCTGCTTCCTCTCTTGCAGTTGCCGTATCCTCAAAAGAAAACGCTTATCTTGTTATCCTTATGTTCGGAGCCTATGCATTGATTTATTCTTTGTACGGATTTTACTTTGACTGGAAAAAAGAAAATCTGAGCTTTAAAAGAACTTTTATTCTCAAAATTTCAGCCGTTTCTCCGTTCATACCAGAAATTCTGATTTCAGGCATTCTTTTTGTTTTTATTGTAATGTTATTTTATACAAGCCTTTTCAGAACCCCGGAAACTCTCTATTCAATTGTGGAAAGAGCTTTTTCTCACTGGATGGAGATGCATAGAATTGAACGTATAGGAGGCCCTTTTTACTATTATATTCCTATCCTTCTTGTATACGAAAGTCCGATTTTGATCTTTGGGACTGCAGGTATAGTTCATTTTCTGAGAAAGAAAGGAAAAAATGCCTCCTTTTTCCTGTTTGTTTCTTACTGGGCAGTTTCGAGTTTGCTACTTTACTCCTATCTTCAGGAAAAAGTCCCCTGGCTTGTTGTGCATATTGTCCTGCCTTTTGGGATTCTGGCAGGGGCTTATCTTGGAGATTTCTTTTCCGGGATAACAGGTCGAAGACAGAAGAATTTACCCGAAAAAGAAAACATGAGTTTCGGAATAGACAAAACTCCCGTTTCCTGGATAAAATATTCCAGATCCTATACCCTTGTTGCAGGGATTCTGGCACTTACACTAATAATATCACTGGCTCAGTGCTTCTCCGTAAACTTCTACAGGAGTATGGAACCTGATGAACTGATGACGTATTCACAGACATCTCCGGATATCAGGGAACTTATGGAGAAAATAGAAGGATTTAATCTCGGGCCTGAAACTCTAAGGATATCCGTTGTGGACCCCGAAAGCCTTTACTGGCCTCTCCCATGGTACCTCAGAGACTATGAGAAAGCAGCATATTATACAGAACCGCCAGCAAAAAAAAAGTACGACGCGATAATCGTACCTTCAACATATAGTATGTACGATCTGATTTCAGAAGAAAAATATTCCTCATATAATTTCTCCTTACGTCCTGGAAAGAAGTTTACTCTTTATTATAAAAAAGAACTTGAAAAAAACATATAA